Proteins found in one Candidatus Cetobacterium colombiensis genomic segment:
- a CDS encoding dTDP-glucose 4,6-dehydratase — MDEYLNVGKTYLVTGGAGFIGANFVKYMLEKYADIKLVVLDKLTYAGNLGTIREELKDSRISFVKGDICNRELVENIFMQHDIDYVVNFAAESHVDRSIENPQIFLETNILGTQNLMEVAKNFWTIGKDSNGYPIYKEGKKFHHVSTDEVYGSLSKDFDIPKELILDEAVRKIATGRKNLQTYGEKMFTESTPLDPRSPYSASKTASDMIVMSYGETYKFPFNITRCSNNYGPYHFPEKLIPLIIKNILAGKKLPVYGKGDNVRDWLYVMDHCKGIDMVISKVEAHEIYNIGGFNEEQNINIVKLTIDTIARIMKEEPKYQSVLSTDLSNINYDLITYVQDRLGHDSRYAIDPTKIVTELGWYPETPFTEGIEKTIRWYLDNQEWVAEVTTGDYQGYYDKIYKER; from the coding sequence ATAGATGAGTATCTAAATGTTGGTAAAACCTATTTAGTAACAGGTGGAGCAGGATTTATAGGTGCTAACTTTGTTAAATATATGTTAGAGAAATATGCAGATATAAAGTTAGTTGTTTTAGATAAACTAACGTATGCAGGAAATTTAGGAACAATAAGAGAGGAGTTAAAAGACTCTAGAATTTCTTTTGTAAAGGGAGATATTTGTAATAGAGAGCTAGTTGAAAATATCTTTATGCAACATGATATTGATTATGTTGTAAACTTTGCAGCAGAAAGTCATGTGGACCGTAGTATAGAAAACCCTCAGATATTTTTAGAGACAAATATACTTGGAACACAAAACCTAATGGAAGTTGCTAAAAACTTCTGGACTATTGGAAAAGATTCTAATGGTTATCCAATTTATAAAGAGGGAAAGAAATTCCATCATGTTTCAACAGATGAGGTATATGGAAGTTTAAGCAAGGATTTCGATATTCCAAAAGAATTAATTTTAGACGAAGCAGTGAGGAAGATTGCAACTGGTAGAAAAAACCTTCAAACTTATGGAGAAAAGATGTTTACAGAGTCTACTCCATTGGATCCAAGAAGTCCATATTCAGCATCTAAAACAGCATCTGATATGATAGTGATGTCTTATGGAGAAACGTATAAGTTTCCGTTTAATATAACAAGATGCTCTAATAACTATGGGCCTTACCATTTTCCAGAAAAGCTTATTCCGTTAATTATTAAAAATATTTTAGCTGGAAAAAAGTTACCAGTATATGGAAAAGGGGATAATGTTCGTGACTGGCTATATGTAATGGATCACTGTAAAGGAATAGATATGGTAATATCTAAAGTTGAAGCCCATGAAATCTACAACATTGGTGGATTTAATGAGGAGCAAAATATCAATATAGTGAAACTTACTATAGATACAATAGCTAGAATAATGAAAGAGGAGCCAAAGTATCAATCAGTTTTAAGTACAGATTTATCCAATATAAATTATGATTTAATAACTTATGTTCAAGATAGATTGGGACATGATAGTCGTTATGCCATTGATCCAACTAAGATAGTAACAGAACTTGGGTGGTACCCAGAAACTCCTTTCACAGAGGGAATCGAAAAAACAATTAGATGGTATTTAGATAACCAAGAGTGGGTAGCAGAAGTTACCACTGGAGATTATCAAGGGTATTATGATAAAATATATAAAGAAAGATAG